A single Harpia harpyja isolate bHarHar1 chromosome 6, bHarHar1 primary haplotype, whole genome shotgun sequence DNA region contains:
- the TMEM60 gene encoding transmembrane protein 60, with protein MRMSLAQRVLLTWLFTLLFLIMLVLKLDEKAPWNWFLIFIPVWIFDTILLVMLIVKMAGRCKSGFDPRNGSQNIKKKAWYLIAMLLKLAFCLALCAKLQRFTTMKLAYVFIPLWALLIGGMVELGYNIFYVRRD; from the coding sequence ATGAGAATGTCCCTGGCACAAAGAGTACTACTGACATGGCTTTTTACATTACTCTTCCTGATCATGCTGGTGCTGAAGTTGGATGAGAAAGCACCGTGGAACTGGTTCCTCATTTTTATTCCAGTCTGGATATTTGATACTATCCTTCTAGTTATGTTAATTGTGAAAATGGCCGGACGTTGCAAGTCTGGCTTCGACCCTCGCAATGGCTCccaaaacatcaagaaaaaagcCTGGTATCTCATTGCAATGCTACTTAAATTAGCCTTCTGCCTTGCCCTCTGTGCTAAACTGCAACGATTTACTACGATGAAACTAGCCTATGTATTTATCCCTTTGTGGGCCTTGCTTATTGGGGGTATGGTTGAACTGGGATATAATATCTTCTATGTACGAAGAGACTAA